A section of the Candidatus Paceibacterota bacterium genome encodes:
- a CDS encoding SIMPL domain-containing protein (The SIMPL domain is named for its presence in mouse protein SIMPL (signalling molecule that associates with mouse pelle-like kinase). Bacterial member BP26, from Brucella, was shown to assemble into a channel-like structure, while YggE from E. coli has been associated with resistance to oxidative stress.) yields MITLRASVVLGLSLVIGLAIFGSQIGRAVKKGREFDRYLAVKGLSEREVKATLVIWPIRFSVAAETLGALKNAMETNRALVLSYLESNGIDPTEITLGLPVVTDREDERIHANRPNLARYRALVTMSVRSANVDVVKKAIQDSDKLLAAGVTLAGHESGDRIEFIFNAVNDIKPDMIREATANARAAAEKFAQDSRSKVGRIRRATQGALQIEDRDAATPEKKILRVVTTVDFFLE; encoded by the coding sequence ATGATAACTCTCCGTGCATCCGTAGTTCTCGGCCTGTCACTGGTGATTGGCTTGGCCATCTTCGGCTCACAGATCGGCCGCGCCGTGAAGAAAGGCCGCGAGTTCGACCGTTACCTGGCCGTCAAAGGCCTGTCCGAACGCGAGGTTAAGGCCACGCTCGTCATCTGGCCGATCCGCTTCTCCGTCGCCGCCGAGACCTTGGGCGCGCTCAAGAACGCCATGGAAACGAACCGCGCCCTGGTCCTCTCCTACCTGGAATCCAACGGCATAGACCCAACGGAGATCACGCTGGGCCTGCCCGTGGTTACCGACCGGGAGGATGAACGTATCCACGCCAATCGGCCCAATCTTGCCCGCTACCGCGCGCTGGTCACGATGTCCGTGCGAAGCGCGAACGTGGACGTCGTCAAAAAGGCAATTCAGGACTCGGACAAGCTCCTTGCTGCCGGCGTAACTCTTGCCGGCCACGAATCCGGAGACCGGATTGAGTTCATCTTCAACGCGGTGAACGACATCAAGCCCGACATGATCCGGGAGGCCACCGCCAATGCCCGGGCCGCGGCGGAGAAATTCGCCCAGGACTCCAGGAGCAAGGTCGGGCGCATCCGCCGCGCTACCCAGGGCGCCCTGCAGATCGAAGACCGGGACGCGGCCACTCCCGAGAAGAAGATCCTCCGCGTGGTCACTACCGTGGACTTCTTCCTGGAATAA
- a CDS encoding DNA topoisomerase III — MGKALIIAEKPSVANDIAKALGGFQKQGDYYESDQYVLSSAVGHLLELCVPDQFEVKRGKWSFAHLPVIPPHFDLRPIDKNEGRLKLLVRLIKRPEVDALINACDAGREGELIFRYIVQFAKVKKTIKRLWLQSMTPAAIREGFAQLRDDATMRPLADAAVCRSESDWLVGINGTRAMTAFNSKTGGFHLTTVGRVQTPTLAILVEREERIKKFVPRDYWEVHGTFAAKAGEYPGRWFDEKFAKKEGDSDLKPERLWDAKQAEAIRAKCLGKPGVVTEECKPTTQLSPLLYDLTSLQREANGRFGFSAKTTLGLAQALYERHKVLTYPRTDSRALPEDYIGTVKKTLGMLEQTSYGAFADQILKSEWVRPNKRIFNNAKVSDHFAIIPTSLAPKHLNEMEAKLYDMVTKRFLAVFYPAAEFLVTTRITRVEGEPFKSEGKVMTNPGWMAVYGKEAQTDEAPTLAPVQPNETVQTANVEVVAAQTKPPARFNEATLLTAMEGAGKLVEDEELREAMSEKGLGTPATRAQIIEGLIYEKYILRQGRELQPTAKAFSLMELLHGLGIPELSSPELTGDWEFKLLRMARGQMQRAEFMKEIADMTREIVAKAKRHESDTVPGDFGTLKVPCPKCGGEIHENYKKFQCQKCEFSLWKIVAGRQFEIPEIEELLTKRQLGPLQGFRSRQGKPFAAMIRLTPELKPEFDFGQDRAEGNGGVTEADLAGQEPLGKCPKCGHRVFDTPMSYLCEKAIGTMRTCDFRSGKVILQRAIERAQMQKLLETGKTDLLDKFISRKGRPFKAFLVVKDGNVAFEFEPREPKSRNPGAKAASRAEPEPKLDFTGQEPLGKCPVCGKRVFEGGSAYVCERLQADKRPCKFKINKTILQQAIDRDQAARLLSKGKTDLFQEFISSKTGRPFPAYLVLGEAGKVSFEFPPREAEPQKPLAK, encoded by the coding sequence ATGGGCAAGGCGTTAATCATCGCAGAGAAGCCGTCGGTTGCCAACGACATCGCCAAGGCGCTGGGCGGCTTCCAGAAGCAGGGCGACTACTACGAGAGCGACCAGTACGTGCTCTCGTCGGCGGTGGGCCATCTGCTGGAGTTGTGCGTGCCAGACCAGTTCGAGGTCAAGCGCGGGAAGTGGAGCTTTGCCCATCTGCCGGTGATACCACCCCATTTCGATCTGCGGCCCATTGACAAAAACGAGGGACGGCTCAAGTTGCTGGTGAGGCTGATCAAGCGGCCAGAGGTGGATGCGTTGATCAACGCTTGCGACGCCGGGCGTGAGGGAGAGCTGATCTTCCGCTATATCGTCCAATTCGCGAAGGTCAAGAAGACCATCAAGCGGCTCTGGCTGCAATCCATGACGCCGGCAGCCATCCGCGAGGGGTTCGCGCAATTGCGCGACGACGCGACGATGCGCCCCCTGGCGGACGCCGCGGTGTGCCGCTCGGAATCGGATTGGCTGGTGGGCATCAATGGCACCCGCGCCATGACGGCGTTCAACTCCAAGACCGGCGGGTTCCACTTGACCACAGTGGGGCGGGTGCAGACACCCACGCTGGCCATCCTGGTCGAGCGCGAGGAGCGCATCAAGAAGTTCGTGCCCAGGGACTATTGGGAGGTCCACGGCACGTTCGCGGCCAAGGCGGGGGAATATCCCGGGCGGTGGTTCGATGAGAAATTCGCCAAGAAAGAGGGCGACAGCGATCTGAAGCCGGAGCGGCTCTGGGATGCCAAACAGGCGGAGGCCATCCGCGCCAAGTGCCTGGGCAAGCCGGGAGTGGTGACCGAGGAATGCAAGCCGACGACGCAATTGTCGCCGTTGTTGTATGATCTGACGAGCCTGCAGCGCGAGGCGAACGGGCGGTTCGGATTCTCGGCCAAGACGACCTTGGGGCTGGCGCAGGCGCTGTATGAACGGCACAAGGTGCTAACTTACCCGCGGACCGACTCGCGCGCCTTGCCGGAGGATTACATCGGAACGGTCAAGAAGACGCTGGGCATGCTGGAGCAGACAAGTTACGGCGCGTTCGCAGACCAGATTCTCAAGAGCGAGTGGGTGAGGCCGAACAAGCGGATCTTCAACAACGCCAAGGTGTCCGACCACTTTGCCATCATCCCGACCTCGCTGGCGCCCAAGCATCTTAACGAGATGGAGGCGAAGCTGTACGACATGGTGACCAAGCGCTTCCTGGCGGTGTTTTACCCGGCAGCGGAATTCCTGGTCACCACGCGCATCACCCGGGTGGAGGGCGAGCCCTTTAAGAGCGAGGGCAAGGTGATGACCAATCCGGGCTGGATGGCGGTCTATGGCAAGGAAGCGCAAACCGACGAGGCGCCCACGCTGGCGCCCGTGCAGCCGAACGAGACAGTGCAGACCGCCAATGTGGAGGTCGTGGCCGCGCAGACCAAGCCGCCGGCGCGCTTTAACGAGGCGACCCTGCTCACTGCCATGGAAGGAGCGGGCAAGTTGGTCGAGGACGAGGAGTTGCGCGAGGCAATGAGTGAAAAGGGACTGGGCACGCCTGCCACACGCGCCCAGATCATCGAAGGGTTGATCTACGAGAAGTACATTCTGAGGCAGGGGCGCGAGCTGCAACCGACGGCGAAGGCGTTTTCGCTGATGGAGTTGCTGCATGGGCTGGGAATACCGGAGCTGTCGTCCCCGGAGTTGACCGGCGACTGGGAATTCAAGCTGCTCCGCATGGCGCGCGGCCAAATGCAGCGGGCCGAGTTCATGAAGGAGATCGCGGACATGACGCGCGAGATCGTGGCCAAGGCCAAGCGGCATGAGAGCGACACGGTGCCCGGTGACTTCGGAACGCTGAAGGTGCCGTGTCCCAAGTGCGGCGGAGAGATCCACGAGAACTACAAGAAATTCCAGTGCCAGAAGTGCGAGTTCAGCCTTTGGAAGATCGTGGCTGGGCGCCAGTTTGAAATCCCGGAGATTGAGGAACTCCTGACCAAGCGTCAGCTCGGGCCCTTGCAGGGATTTCGCAGTCGGCAGGGCAAGCCGTTCGCGGCGATGATCCGGCTGACCCCGGAGCTGAAGCCGGAGTTCGACTTTGGCCAGGACCGGGCGGAAGGCAACGGCGGCGTGACGGAAGCCGACCTGGCGGGTCAGGAGCCGCTGGGCAAGTGTCCGAAGTGCGGGCACCGGGTGTTTGACACGCCGATGAGCTACTTGTGCGAGAAAGCGATTGGAACCATGCGCACGTGTGACTTCCGGTCGGGCAAGGTCATCCTGCAACGAGCCATCGAGCGGGCACAGATGCAGAAGCTGCTGGAAACCGGCAAGACTGACCTGCTGGACAAGTTCATCTCGAGGAAAGGCAGGCCGTTCAAAGCGTTTCTCGTGGTCAAGGATGGAAACGTGGCGTTTGAGTTCGAGCCGCGCGAGCCGAAGTCGCGGAATCCGGGCGCTAAGGCTGCGTCGCGCGCGGAGCCTGAGCCGAAACTGGACTTCACAGGCCAGGAGCCGCTTGGCAAATGCCCCGTGTGCGGCAAGCGGGTGTTCGAAGGCGGCTCGGCTTACGTGTGCGAACGTTTGCAGGCGGATAAGCGGCCGTGCAAGTTCAAGATCAACAAAACGATCCTGCAGCAGGCCATTGACCGGGACCAAGCGGCCCGGCTGCTGTCGAAAGGCAAGACGGATTTATTCCAGGAGTTCATCTCCTCCAAGACCGGCCGTCCGTTTCCGGCCTACCTGGTGCTGGGCGAGGCGGGCAAAGTCAGCTTTGAATTCCCACCGCGCGAAGCGGAGCCCCAGAAGCCCCTGGCAAAGTGA
- a CDS encoding tyrosine recombinase XerC, which produces MSLADNESAANDKWIRKFLQHLASDRGASAYTQRNYRQAVWELHRWHQAERQRPPVWGTMQRDDFRAFLRFLGRQNLSRAAIQLRFSALRTFYRFLVRHGAVAASPIKNIALPKVGKRLPKFLTPEQMADLLGAPFKLLPAQGKTEAERLAAALACRRDVAVLETIYSCGLRISELCGLLAQDIDWNESVVRVRGKGKKERLIPIGEPALDAIRSYWTLLPQGPAGESPVFLAGPKKRVPVTPRSLQLRLKKYLIIVGLDPHLTPHKLRHSYATHLLDAGADLRSVQELLGHEHLVTTQLYTHLTTERLKRAYDAAHPRA; this is translated from the coding sequence GTGAGCCTGGCGGATAACGAGTCAGCGGCCAACGACAAGTGGATCAGGAAGTTCCTGCAGCATTTGGCGTCGGACCGCGGCGCTTCGGCTTACACCCAACGTAACTACCGCCAGGCGGTGTGGGAACTTCACCGCTGGCACCAGGCCGAGCGACAGCGACCTCCCGTGTGGGGGACGATGCAGCGGGATGACTTCCGCGCCTTCCTGCGCTTTCTCGGGCGGCAGAATCTCAGCCGTGCGGCCATCCAGCTCCGCTTCAGCGCCTTGCGAACGTTTTACCGCTTTCTCGTGCGCCATGGAGCCGTGGCAGCCTCGCCGATCAAAAACATCGCGTTGCCCAAGGTCGGCAAGCGGCTGCCCAAGTTCCTGACGCCGGAACAGATGGCGGACTTGTTGGGTGCGCCGTTCAAGCTTCTGCCGGCGCAGGGCAAAACCGAGGCCGAGCGCCTCGCCGCGGCGCTTGCCTGCCGGCGCGACGTGGCTGTGCTGGAGACCATCTACTCGTGCGGACTGCGCATCAGCGAGCTGTGCGGATTGTTGGCGCAGGACATCGACTGGAATGAGAGCGTGGTGCGCGTGCGCGGCAAAGGGAAGAAGGAGCGCCTCATTCCCATCGGCGAGCCGGCGCTTGACGCGATTCGGAGTTACTGGACGCTGCTGCCCCAGGGGCCGGCTGGCGAATCCCCGGTCTTTCTCGCGGGACCAAAGAAGCGCGTTCCGGTAACTCCGCGGTCCCTCCAACTGCGCCTCAAGAAATACCTCATCATCGTCGGTCTGGATCCCCACCTGACACCGCACAAGCTGCGCCACAGCTACGCCACCCACCTCCTTGACGCAGGGGCAGACTTGCGCAGTGTCCAGGAACTCCTCGGTCACGAGCACCTCGTCACGACGCAGCTCTACACCCACCTGACGACCGAACGGCTCAAGCGGGCTTACGACGCGGCACATCCGCGTGCTTAG
- a CDS encoding PQQ-dependent sugar dehydrogenase has product MNFALRTLGIVLVFIVGGSARGEPYLPTVAKGNIAVLLKPIATGMAAPAYAISPPGDTTRLFVVEQNGLLRIVQNGTLLPGAALDISGLMSTSFNPANAFDERGFLGLAFHPGFNNPASPGFRTLYTYNSQLLGTGPTYPAPNGAVQGFKNAVNEWKMSNTDTNVVDPASRREVVSFGKNANNHNGGTITFGPDGYAYLAPGDGGNANDVGASHIEPGGNAQNLSTPLGKMLRFDPLHPSLTPGSPDPASANGQYRIPTSNPFQGPGQVPEIYAYGLRNPYRFSFDRVNGDLILADVGQRNIEEIDRIVLGGNYGWAVKEGDFLFNRADGSIGAPPGNRSPGIPAGMIDPISGPMGTLEYDHGDGISVTGGFVYRGAAIPELIGKYVFGDLAIRSSPSRVDGRLFYADLQAGVINEFLLPQFAEGILPNGLTVHGFGEDADGELYALVTNTPANGTGGIVYKFVSQRLTFQLLGQLLDISWPVAGGRLQTQTNSPGAGISTNWVTYPGSTMTNHVVVPLDPANGNVFFRLALP; this is encoded by the coding sequence ATGAATTTCGCATTACGCACCCTGGGGATTGTGTTGGTTTTCATTGTCGGCGGCAGCGCCCGCGGGGAGCCTTATCTGCCGACGGTTGCCAAAGGGAACATCGCCGTCCTGCTGAAACCCATCGCCACCGGGATGGCCGCTCCCGCCTACGCCATCAGCCCGCCGGGCGATACCACGCGGCTGTTTGTGGTGGAGCAGAATGGGTTGCTGCGAATCGTCCAGAACGGGACCTTGCTGCCCGGGGCGGCTCTCGATATTTCGGGTCTCATGTCGACCTCCTTCAACCCGGCCAACGCCTTTGACGAGCGCGGCTTCCTCGGCCTGGCATTCCATCCCGGTTTCAACAATCCGGCCAGCCCTGGCTTTCGTACGCTCTACACTTATAACAGCCAGCTGCTGGGAACTGGACCGACCTATCCTGCTCCCAACGGTGCCGTGCAAGGCTTCAAGAACGCGGTCAACGAGTGGAAGATGTCCAACACGGACACCAACGTTGTTGATCCCGCCTCTCGCCGCGAGGTCGTCTCGTTTGGCAAGAACGCCAACAACCATAACGGCGGCACGATTACTTTCGGGCCTGATGGCTATGCGTATCTCGCTCCGGGCGACGGCGGCAACGCCAATGATGTCGGAGCGAGCCACATCGAGCCGGGCGGCAATGCCCAGAACCTAAGCACACCGCTGGGCAAGATGTTGCGGTTCGACCCCCTTCACCCCTCCCTGACTCCCGGCAGTCCGGACCCGGCCAGCGCCAACGGCCAGTACCGCATCCCGACCTCCAACCCGTTCCAGGGGCCGGGCCAGGTGCCCGAGATATACGCCTACGGGCTGCGCAATCCCTACCGCTTTTCTTTTGACCGCGTCAATGGTGACTTGATTCTGGCCGACGTCGGGCAGCGCAACATCGAGGAGATTGACCGCATCGTGCTGGGCGGCAACTATGGTTGGGCTGTCAAGGAGGGTGATTTCCTGTTCAATCGAGCGGACGGCAGCATTGGGGCGCCCCCGGGAAATCGCAGCCCGGGAATTCCGGCCGGCATGATTGACCCGATTTCCGGCCCCATGGGTACGTTGGAATACGACCACGGCGATGGCATCTCTGTCACTGGTGGCTTCGTCTATCGCGGCGCCGCGATCCCTGAGCTGATCGGGAAATATGTCTTTGGCGACCTGGCGATCAGGAGCTCGCCTTCGCGAGTGGACGGCCGTTTGTTTTATGCCGATCTTCAGGCTGGCGTGATCAACGAGTTCCTGCTGCCCCAGTTTGCCGAGGGCATTCTGCCCAACGGCCTTACGGTGCACGGCTTCGGCGAGGACGCTGACGGCGAACTGTACGCGCTGGTGACAAACACCCCCGCGAACGGGACGGGCGGCATCGTTTACAAATTCGTCTCCCAGCGTCTGACGTTCCAATTATTGGGCCAACTGCTGGACATCTCCTG